From Bradyrhizobium symbiodeficiens, the proteins below share one genomic window:
- a CDS encoding UDP-N-acetylmuramoyl-tripeptide--D-alanyl-D-alanine ligase — MSAPIWTVAEVARALGAEGTFPDTPIDFVTQDSRLVKPGSLFVALSGTPSGGFVSAFASARDGWEFADKAEASGAVAMIVPHEIAGIRIPQIVVKDTLIDGLWGLARAARARFHGPVIGLTGSAGKTSTKEFLAAYPNAYASPSSFNNFWGVPLTLCNARPDASLWVVEMGMNQKGEIARLSELTRPTVALVVNVQPVHLEKLGSLEAIRREKVSIALGLPEHGVLVLPAGLKASEWKGKVVRFGEHAEVHEVTHAPHGESWQVVAMIGKKQIAFSLTPGAPHRVQNALAALAAVRAANLDASTLAIKLDRVGIMTGRGVEQTIGGITVIDDSFNGNPASVAAALQSLQARHMSGGRRIAVLGDMLELGDDAPDYHTGLAGHLDGIDGVYCVGPLMRHLYDVLPAGKGLGWHDDPATLKPSEVANLLKAGDVVVVKGSKKMFWVNKFVPGLVAALQAKA, encoded by the coding sequence ATGAGCGCGCCGATATGGACGGTTGCCGAAGTGGCGCGCGCGCTGGGCGCGGAGGGGACGTTCCCGGACACCCCGATCGATTTCGTCACCCAGGACAGCCGCCTGGTGAAACCGGGCAGCCTGTTCGTGGCGCTGAGCGGCACGCCGAGCGGCGGCTTCGTCTCGGCCTTCGCCAGCGCGCGCGACGGCTGGGAGTTCGCGGACAAAGCGGAAGCCTCGGGCGCGGTCGCGATGATCGTGCCGCACGAGATCGCGGGCATCCGGATTCCGCAGATCGTCGTCAAGGACACGCTGATCGACGGTCTTTGGGGCCTCGCCCGCGCCGCCCGCGCCCGCTTCCACGGACCTGTGATCGGGCTTACCGGCAGCGCGGGCAAGACGAGCACCAAGGAATTCCTGGCGGCCTATCCGAACGCCTATGCGAGCCCGTCCAGCTTCAACAATTTCTGGGGCGTGCCGCTGACGCTGTGCAATGCGCGGCCGGATGCCAGCCTCTGGGTCGTCGAGATGGGCATGAACCAGAAGGGCGAGATCGCGCGGCTGAGCGAATTGACCCGGCCGACGGTCGCGCTCGTCGTCAACGTCCAGCCCGTGCATCTGGAAAAGCTCGGCTCGCTCGAAGCCATCCGCCGCGAGAAGGTGTCGATCGCGCTCGGCCTGCCCGAGCATGGCGTGCTGGTGCTGCCAGCCGGGCTGAAGGCATCCGAATGGAAGGGCAAGGTGGTGCGCTTCGGCGAGCATGCCGAGGTGCACGAGGTCACGCACGCGCCGCATGGCGAGAGCTGGCAGGTCGTGGCCATGATCGGCAAGAAGCAGATCGCCTTCAGCCTGACGCCGGGCGCGCCGCACCGCGTGCAGAATGCGCTGGCGGCGCTTGCCGCCGTCCGTGCGGCGAACCTCGATGCATCGACGCTCGCAATCAAGCTCGACCGGGTCGGCATCATGACCGGCCGCGGGGTCGAGCAGACGATCGGCGGTATCACCGTCATCGACGACAGTTTCAACGGCAATCCGGCCAGCGTGGCCGCTGCGCTGCAAAGCCTGCAGGCGCGCCACATGAGCGGTGGCCGCCGCATTGCGGTTCTCGGCGACATGCTGGAGCTGGGCGATGACGCGCCGGACTATCACACCGGCCTCGCCGGGCATCTCGACGGGATCGACGGCGTCTACTGCGTCGGCCCTCTGATGCGACACCTCTATGACGTGCTGCCGGCCGGCAAGGGCCTCGGCTGGCACGACGATCCCGCCACGCTGAAGCCGAGTGAGGTCGCGAACCTGCTGAAGGCAGGCGACGTCGTAGTTGTCAAGGGCAGCAAGAAGATGTTCTGGGTCAACAAGTTTGTGCCGGGCCTGGTGGCCGCCTTGCAGGCAAAGGCGTAA
- the ftsW gene encoding putative lipid II flippase FtsW, producing MLSREERTPFSEWWWTVDKPLMGAILALMLTGVILSLAASPPVATRIGLDPFHFFNRHVMFLLPSCLVLLGVSFLSPRAIRRSALIIFAASIILIVLTLAIGPEVKGSRRWITLLGVNIQASEIAKPSFVVIAAWLFAESTKRPEMPATTMAMVLLLMLVALLVMEPDFGQTMLILMVWGSLFFIAGMRMIWVFGLAGLGAAGLFSAYLFVPHVAGRIKRFMNPASGDTFQVDTAMEAFYNGGWFGLGPGEGIAKRSLPDSHTDFVFAVAAEEFGIILCLAMLALFAFVVIRTLSRAYATEDMFSRFAASGLAILFGVQAAINMSVNLQLIPAKGMTLPFISYGGSSIVSLAYGVGMMLALTRLRPRTEVEASGHADAMRSYA from the coding sequence ATGCTCTCCCGTGAAGAACGTACCCCCTTTTCCGAGTGGTGGTGGACCGTCGACAAGCCGCTGATGGGCGCCATCCTGGCGCTGATGCTGACCGGGGTGATTTTGTCGCTCGCGGCGAGCCCGCCGGTTGCGACCCGGATCGGGCTCGATCCCTTCCACTTCTTCAACCGCCACGTGATGTTCCTGCTCCCCTCGTGCCTGGTGCTGCTCGGAGTCTCCTTCCTGTCGCCGCGCGCGATCCGCCGCTCGGCCCTGATCATCTTTGCGGCGAGCATCATCCTGATCGTGCTGACGCTCGCGATCGGTCCTGAAGTGAAGGGCTCGCGGCGCTGGATCACGCTGCTCGGCGTCAACATCCAGGCTTCCGAGATCGCAAAACCGTCCTTCGTCGTCATCGCCGCCTGGCTGTTCGCGGAATCGACCAAGCGGCCGGAGATGCCGGCGACCACGATGGCGATGGTGCTGCTGCTGATGCTGGTCGCGCTGCTTGTGATGGAGCCGGACTTCGGCCAGACCATGCTGATCCTGATGGTGTGGGGCTCGCTGTTCTTCATCGCAGGCATGCGCATGATCTGGGTATTTGGGCTCGCAGGTCTCGGCGCGGCCGGCCTGTTCAGCGCTTATCTGTTCGTCCCGCACGTGGCGGGACGCATCAAGCGCTTCATGAACCCGGCCTCGGGCGACACCTTCCAGGTCGATACCGCCATGGAGGCCTTCTACAACGGCGGCTGGTTCGGCCTCGGGCCGGGCGAGGGCATTGCCAAGCGCAGCCTGCCTGACAGCCACACCGACTTCGTGTTTGCGGTCGCCGCCGAAGAGTTCGGCATCATCCTGTGCCTGGCGATGCTGGCGCTGTTCGCCTTCGTCGTGATCCGCACGCTGTCGCGCGCTTATGCCACTGAGGACATGTTCTCACGCTTTGCGGCCTCGGGCCTTGCGATCCTGTTCGGGGTGCAGGCCGCGATCAACATGTCGGTCAACCTCCAGCTGATCCCCGCCAAGGGCATGACGCTACCGTTCATCTCCTATGGCGGCTCCTCGATCGTGTCGCTCGCCTATGGCGTCGGTATGATGCTCGCGCTGACACGGCTGCGCCCGCGCACCGAGGTCGAGGCCAGCGGCCATGCCGACGCGATGCGGAGTTACGCCTAG
- a CDS encoding UDP-N-acetylmuramoyl-L-alanyl-D-glutamate--2,6-diaminopimelate ligase, with product MKLRDLLGHDSAIEPAIAALEATGLALDSRVVKAGDLFFALAGSKTDGARFIDAAVAAGAVAVVGDHAPTGSKVPFITVANPRRALALAAARFFPSQPATIAAVTGTSGKTSVAAFTRQIWERLGHASASIGTIGLVSPKRTVYGSLTTPDPIALHRQLDEIARDGVTHLAFEASSHGLDQYRLDGVRVSAGGFTNLSRDHMDYHPTVAHYLAAKLRLFRELVPPGGAAVISADHDCSAEAIDAATRRGLHVMAVGRHGDGAGEGICLVNAEVSGFSQELSLVHRDRAYAVRLPLVGEFQIENALVSAGLAIGTGSDAANVFASLEHLEGAKGRLERVGERNGAPIFVDYAHKPDALAKALQALRPYAKRKLVVVFGAGGDRDAGKRPIMGEIAAENADRVIITDDNPRSEKPETIRAEILATAKGAREIGDRAAAIRTAIGELQEGDALLVAGKGHETGQIVGGEVLPFSDHEAVAAALASGVA from the coding sequence ATGAAGCTGCGCGACCTCTTAGGCCATGACTCCGCGATCGAGCCCGCAATTGCGGCGCTCGAGGCGACGGGCCTTGCGCTCGACAGCCGCGTGGTCAAGGCCGGCGATCTCTTCTTCGCACTCGCGGGCAGCAAGACCGACGGGGCGCGCTTCATCGATGCCGCGGTGGCCGCAGGCGCCGTGGCTGTCGTCGGTGACCATGCGCCGACCGGCAGCAAGGTGCCGTTCATCACCGTTGCCAATCCGCGCCGCGCGCTGGCGCTCGCCGCGGCGAGATTCTTCCCGTCGCAGCCCGCGACCATCGCCGCGGTGACCGGCACCAGCGGCAAGACCTCGGTCGCGGCGTTTACGCGTCAGATCTGGGAGCGGCTGGGCCATGCCTCCGCCAGCATCGGCACCATCGGCCTCGTCTCGCCCAAACGTACAGTCTATGGCTCACTGACGACGCCGGATCCGATCGCACTGCATCGACAGTTGGATGAGATCGCGCGCGACGGGGTGACCCATCTCGCCTTCGAAGCATCGTCGCACGGGCTCGATCAGTATCGCCTCGACGGCGTGCGCGTCTCCGCCGGCGGCTTCACCAATCTCTCGCGCGACCACATGGATTATCATCCGACCGTTGCGCATTATCTTGCGGCGAAACTCCGCCTGTTCCGCGAGCTCGTGCCCCCGGGCGGCGCGGCAGTGATCTCGGCCGATCATGACTGCTCAGCGGAGGCGATCGATGCCGCGACCAGGCGCGGCCTGCATGTGATGGCGGTCGGCCGTCACGGCGACGGGGCAGGCGAAGGCATCTGCCTCGTCAATGCCGAGGTCTCAGGCTTCTCGCAAGAGCTTTCGCTCGTACATCGCGACAGGGCCTACGCCGTCCGGCTGCCGCTGGTTGGCGAGTTCCAGATCGAGAACGCGCTGGTGTCGGCCGGCCTTGCGATCGGCACCGGCAGCGATGCGGCCAACGTGTTTGCGAGCCTCGAACATCTCGAAGGCGCCAAGGGCCGGCTCGAGCGCGTCGGCGAGCGCAACGGCGCGCCGATCTTCGTCGACTATGCGCACAAGCCCGATGCGCTCGCGAAGGCGCTGCAGGCACTCCGGCCCTACGCGAAACGAAAGCTGGTCGTCGTGTTCGGCGCCGGTGGCGACCGCGATGCCGGCAAGCGTCCGATCATGGGCGAGATCGCGGCCGAGAACGCCGATCGCGTCATCATCACCGACGACAATCCGCGCAGCGAGAAGCCCGAAACCATTCGCGCCGAAATCCTCGCAACCGCAAAGGGCGCCCGCGAGATCGGCGACCGTGCCGCGGCAATCCGAACCGCGATCGGGGAACTTCAGGAAGGCGATGCACTGCTCGTCGCCGGCAAGGGACACGAGACCGGGCAGATCGTCGGCGGAGAGGTTCTGCCGTTCAGTGATCACGAGGCGGTCGCCGCCGCATTAGCGTCGGGGGTTGCATGA
- the mraY gene encoding phospho-N-acetylmuramoyl-pentapeptide-transferase, with protein MFYWLIDLSNTFSGLGAVRTFLNVFRYITFRTGGAVVTGALFVFLFGPWIIDHLRIRQGKGQPIRADGPQSHLAKKGTPTMGGLMILSGLTVGTVLWANPLNPYVWIVLAVTLGFGFVGFYDDYLKVTKQTTTGFGSKLRLLIEAAIALVACYALVRLNRDPASTALTIPFLKDTVLHFGWFFVIFGAFVIVGSGNAVNLTDGLDGLAIVPVMIATASFAMIAYLAGNAVFAEYLQIKYVAGTGELAVLCGALLGAGLGFLWFNAPPASIFMGDTGSLALGGMLGAIAVAVKHEIVLAVIGGLFVLEAVSVIVQVVSFKLTGKRIFRMAPIHHHFEQLGWTEPQIVIRFWIISVMLALAGLSTLKLR; from the coding sequence ATGTTTTACTGGCTGATCGACCTTTCCAACACATTTTCGGGCCTCGGTGCCGTTCGCACCTTCTTGAACGTGTTCCGCTACATCACCTTCCGCACCGGTGGTGCCGTCGTCACCGGCGCGCTGTTCGTGTTCCTGTTCGGGCCCTGGATCATCGATCATCTGCGCATCCGCCAGGGCAAGGGCCAGCCGATCCGGGCCGACGGTCCGCAATCGCATCTCGCCAAAAAGGGCACGCCCACGATGGGTGGGCTGATGATCCTGTCCGGCCTCACGGTCGGCACGGTGCTGTGGGCCAATCCGCTCAATCCCTATGTCTGGATCGTGCTGGCGGTGACGCTCGGCTTCGGCTTCGTCGGCTTCTATGACGACTACCTCAAAGTGACCAAGCAGACCACGACCGGCTTCGGCAGCAAGCTGCGCCTGCTGATCGAGGCGGCGATAGCGCTGGTGGCGTGCTACGCTCTGGTGCGGTTGAACCGCGATCCCGCATCGACCGCGCTGACGATTCCCTTCCTGAAGGACACCGTGCTGCATTTCGGCTGGTTCTTCGTCATCTTCGGCGCCTTCGTCATCGTCGGCTCCGGCAACGCGGTGAACCTCACCGACGGTCTCGACGGCCTCGCCATCGTTCCCGTGATGATCGCGACCGCGAGCTTCGCGATGATCGCCTATCTCGCTGGCAACGCGGTGTTCGCCGAATACCTGCAGATCAAATATGTCGCCGGCACCGGCGAGCTCGCGGTGCTCTGCGGCGCGCTGTTGGGCGCCGGCCTCGGCTTCCTGTGGTTCAACGCGCCGCCGGCCTCGATCTTCATGGGCGACACCGGCTCGCTCGCGCTCGGCGGCATGCTGGGCGCCATCGCGGTCGCGGTGAAGCACGAGATCGTGCTCGCGGTGATCGGCGGCCTGTTCGTGCTGGAGGCGGTCTCCGTCATCGTGCAGGTGGTATCGTTCAAGCTCACCGGCAAGCGGATCTTCAGGATGGCGCCGATCCACCACCATTTCGAGCAGCTCGGCTGGACCGAGCCGCAGATCGTGATCCGCTTCTGGATCATCTCGGTGATGCTGGCGCTCGCCGGCCTGTCCACGCTGAAGCTGCGGTGA
- the murC gene encoding UDP-N-acetylmuramate--L-alanine ligase: protein MRLPREIGPIHFVGIGGIGMSGIAEVLVNLGYAVQGSDASDNYNLDRLRKKGAKVSVGHKAENVDGAEVVVVSTAIKRDNPELMAARERRIPVVRRAEMLAELMRLKSCVAIAGTHGKTTTTTMVATLLDAGGLDPTVINGGIINAYGSNARLGAGDWMVVEADESDGTFLKLPTDVAIVTNVDPEHLDHFKTFEAVQDAFRHFVENLPFYGFAVMCIDHPVVQSLVGRIEDRRIITYGENPQADVRLVDLTPMGGGSKFKVAFRDRKTGAVHEIADLMLPMPGRHNASNATAAIAVARELGVSDDAIRKAIAGFGGVKRRFTKTGEWNGVTVIDDYGHHPVEIAAVLKAARDSYTGKVIAVVQPHRYTRLQSLFEEFCTCFNDADAVIVADVYAAGEAPIEGIDRDHFVTGLRAHGHREVVPLPGATELAGIVKRLTKSGDLVVCLGAGNITQWAYALPDELKALG from the coding sequence ATGAGACTGCCGCGCGAGATCGGACCCATCCACTTCGTCGGGATCGGCGGGATCGGCATGAGCGGCATCGCCGAGGTGCTGGTCAATCTCGGCTATGCCGTGCAGGGCTCGGACGCCTCCGACAATTACAATCTCGACCGCCTGCGCAAGAAGGGCGCCAAGGTCTCGGTCGGCCACAAGGCCGAGAACGTCGACGGTGCCGAGGTTGTCGTCGTCTCCACTGCGATCAAGCGCGACAATCCGGAACTGATGGCGGCGCGCGAACGGCGCATCCCCGTGGTGCGCCGCGCCGAGATGCTGGCCGAGCTGATGCGGCTGAAGAGCTGCGTCGCGATTGCCGGCACCCACGGCAAGACCACGACGACCACGATGGTTGCAACGCTGCTCGATGCCGGCGGGCTCGATCCTACGGTGATCAACGGCGGCATCATCAATGCCTACGGCTCCAACGCCCGCCTCGGGGCCGGCGATTGGATGGTGGTCGAAGCCGATGAGAGCGACGGCACGTTCCTGAAGCTGCCGACCGATGTCGCGATCGTCACCAATGTCGATCCCGAGCATCTCGACCACTTCAAGACCTTCGAGGCCGTGCAGGACGCCTTCCGCCATTTCGTCGAAAACCTGCCGTTCTACGGCTTTGCCGTGATGTGCATCGATCACCCGGTCGTGCAGAGTCTCGTCGGCAGGATCGAGGATCGCCGTATCATCACTTACGGCGAAAATCCGCAGGCCGATGTGCGGCTCGTCGATCTCACCCCGATGGGCGGTGGCTCCAAGTTCAAAGTCGCGTTCCGCGATCGCAAGACCGGAGCCGTGCACGAGATCGCCGATCTCATGCTGCCGATGCCGGGCCGCCACAACGCCTCCAACGCGACGGCGGCGATCGCGGTCGCGCGCGAGCTCGGCGTCTCCGACGACGCGATCCGCAAGGCGATCGCCGGCTTCGGCGGCGTCAAGCGCCGCTTCACCAAGACCGGCGAATGGAACGGCGTCACCGTGATCGACGATTACGGTCATCACCCCGTCGAGATCGCAGCGGTGCTCAAGGCGGCGCGCGATTCCTACACCGGCAAGGTGATCGCCGTGGTGCAGCCGCATCGCTACACCCGCCTGCAATCGCTGTTCGAGGAATTCTGCACCTGCTTCAACGACGCCGATGCGGTCATCGTCGCCGACGTCTATGCCGCGGGCGAAGCGCCGATCGAGGGCATTGACCGCGACCATTTCGTGACGGGCCTGCGCGCCCATGGCCATCGCGAGGTTGTCCCGTTGCCGGGCGCGACGGAGCTCGCGGGCATCGTCAAGAGATTGACGAAGTCCGGCGATCTCGTCGTGTGCCTGGGCGCGGGTAACATCACGCAATGGGCGTATGCGCTGCCGGACGAATTGAAGGCGCTGGGGTAG
- the murD gene encoding UDP-N-acetylmuramoyl-L-alanine--D-glutamate ligase, whose amino-acid sequence MIPVTSFAGKTVAVFGLGGSGLASCHALKAGGAEVIAADDNAENVAKAAQAGFITADLRNVSWTNFAALVLAPGVPLTHPVPHWSVLKAREAGVEVIGDIELFCRERRRHAPNAPFVAITGTNGKSTTTALIAHLTRFAGYDTQMGGNIGTAILSLEPPRMGRVHVIEMSSYQIDLTPSLDPSVGILLNVSEDHIDRHGTIEHYAAVKERLVAGVQDGGTAIVGVDDGFCRDIADRLDRAGKTVVRISVKNPLASGIHVEHGNIVRTAGGARSEVAALGGIGSLRGQHNAQNAACAAAAALAMGISLDVLQSGLRSFPGLAHRMEQVGRRGNVLFVNDSKGTNADATAHALSSFADIFWIAGGKPKAGGITGLTGFFPRIRKAYLIGEAAQEFSGTLGTVAHEISQTLDVAVEHAARDAEASGLTDAVVLLSPACASFDQYRNFEIRGTKFRELVQALPGVKPVV is encoded by the coding sequence ATGATTCCCGTCACGTCCTTTGCCGGCAAGACCGTCGCGGTGTTCGGCCTCGGCGGCTCGGGGCTTGCCTCCTGTCACGCGCTGAAGGCCGGTGGTGCCGAGGTGATCGCCGCGGACGACAATGCGGAGAATGTCGCCAAGGCCGCGCAGGCCGGCTTCATCACCGCCGATCTGCGCAATGTGTCCTGGACGAATTTTGCAGCCCTCGTGCTCGCGCCCGGCGTGCCGCTCACCCATCCGGTGCCGCACTGGAGCGTGCTGAAGGCGCGCGAGGCAGGCGTCGAGGTGATCGGCGACATCGAGCTGTTCTGCCGTGAGCGCCGCCGCCACGCACCGAACGCGCCGTTCGTCGCCATCACCGGCACCAACGGCAAATCGACCACGACGGCGCTGATCGCGCATCTGACCAGGTTCGCGGGCTACGATACCCAGATGGGCGGCAATATCGGCACCGCGATCCTGTCGCTGGAGCCGCCGCGCATGGGCCGCGTCCACGTCATCGAGATGTCGTCCTACCAGATCGACCTCACGCCTTCGCTAGATCCCTCCGTCGGCATTCTGCTGAACGTCAGCGAGGACCACATCGATCGCCACGGCACCATTGAGCACTATGCCGCGGTGAAGGAGCGCCTGGTTGCCGGCGTGCAGGACGGCGGCACCGCGATCGTCGGCGTCGACGACGGCTTTTGCCGCGACATCGCCGACCGGCTCGACCGCGCCGGCAAGACCGTGGTGCGCATCTCCGTCAAGAACCCGCTCGCGTCAGGCATCCATGTCGAGCACGGCAATATCGTGCGCACCGCGGGCGGCGCCCGCAGTGAGGTCGCTGCGCTCGGCGGCATCGGTTCGCTGCGCGGCCAGCACAACGCGCAGAACGCGGCCTGCGCTGCCGCTGCCGCGCTTGCGATGGGCATCAGCCTTGATGTGCTGCAGAGCGGCCTGCGCAGCTTTCCCGGCCTTGCCCACCGCATGGAGCAGGTCGGCCGCCGCGGCAACGTGCTGTTCGTCAACGATTCCAAGGGCACCAACGCCGACGCTACCGCGCATGCGCTGTCGTCCTTTGCCGACATCTTCTGGATCGCCGGTGGCAAGCCGAAGGCCGGCGGCATCACTGGCCTGACCGGCTTCTTCCCGCGCATCCGGAAAGCCTATCTGATCGGCGAGGCCGCGCAGGAGTTTTCGGGAACGCTCGGCACGGTGGCGCATGAGATCAGCCAAACCCTCGACGTCGCCGTCGAGCACGCCGCGCGCGATGCGGAAGCCTCAGGCCTGACCGACGCAGTCGTGCTGTTGTCGCCGGCCTGCGCCTCCTTCGACCAATACCGCAACTTCGAAATCCGCGGCACCAAGTTCCGAGAACTGGTGCAGGCGCTGCCGGGCGTGAAGCCGGTGGTGTGA
- the murB gene encoding UDP-N-acetylmuramate dehydrogenase → MGFPDITPDLKAAMPDLRGRLLANQSLAELTWFRVGGPAQVLFTPADEDDLAYFLAHLAPDIPVYVVGVGSNLIVRDGGIAGVVIRLAPRAFGEASASGDVVTAGAAALDKRVAEVAASANIGGLEFYFGIPGTIGGALRMNAGANGGETKDVLIEARGVGRDGTKQIFSNADMKFVYRNSGVDPSVIFTSARFRGEIRDTEAIRARMAEVQTHRETAQPIREKTGGSTFKNPPGHSAWKLVDAAGCRGMRVGGAQVSEMHCNFLINTGDATARDIETLGETVRERVKANSGIELHWEIKRIGIPG, encoded by the coding sequence GTGGGATTCCCCGACATCACGCCCGATCTCAAAGCCGCGATGCCGGACCTTCGTGGCCGCCTGCTCGCCAACCAGTCGCTCGCCGAACTGACCTGGTTTCGCGTTGGTGGTCCTGCGCAGGTGCTGTTCACGCCGGCTGACGAGGACGATCTCGCTTACTTCCTCGCGCATCTTGCGCCCGACATTCCCGTCTACGTCGTCGGCGTCGGCTCCAACCTGATCGTGCGCGACGGCGGCATTGCGGGCGTCGTGATCCGCCTTGCGCCGCGCGCCTTCGGTGAGGCGAGCGCGAGCGGCGACGTCGTCACCGCCGGCGCTGCCGCGCTCGACAAGCGCGTGGCGGAAGTGGCTGCATCCGCCAATATCGGCGGGCTCGAATTCTACTTCGGCATTCCCGGCACCATCGGCGGCGCATTGCGGATGAATGCGGGCGCCAATGGCGGGGAGACCAAGGACGTGCTGATCGAGGCGCGCGGCGTCGGGCGCGACGGCACGAAGCAAATCTTCTCCAACGCCGACATGAAGTTCGTCTACCGCAACAGCGGCGTCGATCCCTCGGTCATCTTCACCTCCGCGCGCTTTCGCGGCGAGATCAGGGACACGGAGGCGATCCGCGCGCGCATGGCGGAGGTGCAGACCCACCGCGAAACCGCGCAGCCGATTCGCGAAAAGACCGGCGGCTCGACCTTCAAGAATCCGCCCGGCCATTCCGCCTGGAAGCTGGTCGACGCCGCCGGCTGCCGCGGTATGCGCGTTGGCGGCGCGCAGGTTTCCGAGATGCACTGCAATTTCCTCATTAACACTGGCGATGCCACCGCGCGCGACATCGAGACGCTGGGCGAGACCGTGCGTGAACGCGTGAAGGCGAACTCCGGAATTGAGCTACACTGGGAAATCAAGCGGATCGGAATTCCCGGTTAA
- the murG gene encoding undecaprenyldiphospho-muramoylpentapeptide beta-N-acetylglucosaminyltransferase, translating into MILLAAGGTGGHLFPAEALGVELIRRGFRVRLVTDERALRYSGLFTKDMIDVVASETARGRNPLQLAYAGLTLAAGTLSAYKLIKRLKPVAVVGFGGYPTLPPLVAAKFAGVPGIIHDANAVLGRANRFLSSRVRAIATSLPGVLDRDPALSGKTTTVGTPMRPAVLAAAAVPYAAPEVNGPLRLLVVGGSQGARIMADIVPGAIERLEPALWSRLILTQQVRDEDTARVRAVYDRLKIKVELAPFFTDLPARLASNHLVVSRSGAGTVAELAAIGRPSILVPLPGSIDQDQFANAGVLVKVDGAIRIPQTEFSSDRLASEISAFAVEPARLAAMAAAAKGAGRLDAAERLADLVAKVAGI; encoded by the coding sequence CTGATTCTTCTCGCCGCGGGCGGCACCGGCGGGCATTTGTTTCCGGCTGAGGCACTCGGCGTCGAGCTGATCCGGCGCGGCTTTCGCGTCCGCCTCGTTACGGATGAGCGCGCGCTGCGCTATAGCGGGCTGTTCACCAAGGATATGATCGACGTCGTCGCGAGCGAGACCGCGCGGGGCCGCAATCCGCTCCAGCTCGCCTATGCCGGCCTCACGCTCGCCGCCGGTACGCTCTCTGCCTATAAGCTGATCAAGCGGTTGAAGCCCGTCGCCGTCGTCGGCTTTGGCGGCTATCCGACGCTACCGCCGCTGGTCGCGGCCAAATTCGCCGGCGTGCCCGGCATCATCCACGACGCCAATGCCGTGCTCGGCCGCGCCAACCGGTTCCTGTCGAGCCGCGTGCGCGCCATCGCGACGTCCTTGCCCGGCGTGCTCGATCGCGATCCCGCACTTTCTGGAAAGACAACGACGGTCGGCACACCGATGCGCCCGGCGGTACTCGCCGCGGCTGCCGTCCCATATGCCGCGCCCGAGGTGAACGGTCCGCTGCGCCTGCTCGTCGTTGGCGGAAGCCAGGGCGCGCGCATCATGGCCGACATCGTGCCGGGCGCGATCGAGCGGCTCGAGCCTGCGCTGTGGAGCCGTCTGATCCTCACCCAGCAGGTTCGCGACGAGGACACGGCGCGCGTGCGTGCGGTCTACGACAGGCTCAAGATCAAGGTGGAGCTGGCGCCGTTCTTCACCGATTTGCCGGCGCGGCTCGCCTCCAACCATCTCGTGGTATCGCGCTCGGGCGCCGGCACTGTCGCCGAGCTCGCGGCGATCGGCCGGCCCTCGATCCTGGTGCCGCTGCCCGGCTCGATCGACCAGGACCAGTTCGCCAATGCCGGTGTGCTGGTCAAGGTCGACGGCGCGATCCGCATCCCGCAGACCGAGTTCAGCTCCGACCGGCTGGCCTCCGAAATTTCCGCCTTCGCCGTCGAGCCCGCGCGCCTCGCCGCCATGGCCGCAGCCGCGAAGGGGGCAGGTCGGCTCGACGCCGCCGAGCGGCTGGCCGATCTCGTGGCCAAAGTCGCGGGAATCTGA